One stretch of Acidobacteriota bacterium DNA includes these proteins:
- a CDS encoding PorV/PorQ family protein — translation MKHHPLNPAILTVLLVLVLALNSFAEVSNTAVLFLRIAAGSRAAGMGEAFVAVADDGTATHWNPAGLGDYPLAHSWLNADVPEELGSIQGIATVKTGRGSNYMAYDIWAIAGGRLIRYDTKGWQTGEVFHTKTDETVAKKVRDYFDVTSEARLEKIILQVAATNNRGTYDELVQMRDRVMAVVPPDYDDLGSLQVGFDTLLTGYNLCLLKWDQVDKLKDHVRKGLEDSVLTTEEIERINFAVEKSVGRFIPEALSMPYSAVLTGELTAISSDGDLLIVGTSDGLLQYSGLKWRRFGLEDGLPSDRVTCLHSVGARTLVGTDKGVVAYNGAQIAQLEAIDSLPAGAVEAIGASGLDAVYAVVNHDLYFYDGSTWSNSMPYTVALDESPETIARRYALYGSPEETEKYIAKLAVVNQPADAEAGTESSMSLSPGAVIAAPYLAELKGTVRSLQVGVDGRVWLGTDLGVLIFDQDKWEVPGYQRQAVTPEDTYESLAIRDVAATEEQKEAYLARFRELNDLTGEELEVGREVLVYANPAAAPVRQIKSNDAAVYVATSGGLLEYEDEVWSRASVGNLGHEPMVDVASIDAEIWFASPTRVMTRARGRTEISLMHVNWLPELADDLYYEFASFVKSTESWGTFGGNVTFLSYGTQVRTDAEGNELGEFSSFDVAVTLSYGTRLTNTLTGGVSAKVIYSRLTDQGQSHEKGDGKATAFAVDLGLLYRVNPRLTFGTAITNIGPKILYSDAGQRDDLPRNLALGLAYKLIQSSYNRLIVTAEVNKIMVGLDDGLGEEFRQLVLNGGAEFTYANMFAVRAGYIYDQEGKIKTMTVGAGVALLNRFKFDFAYIPSNEDVSLANTLRVSLSILP, via the coding sequence ATGAAACACCACCCACTCAATCCGGCAATCCTGACCGTACTGCTAGTCCTGGTACTTGCCTTGAATAGCTTTGCTGAAGTCTCGAACACGGCGGTACTCTTTCTGCGCATCGCGGCGGGTTCGCGGGCGGCGGGTATGGGTGAGGCCTTTGTGGCGGTTGCCGACGACGGTACGGCGACTCACTGGAACCCGGCCGGCCTGGGCGACTATCCGCTGGCCCACTCGTGGCTGAACGCCGACGTTCCGGAAGAGCTCGGCTCGATCCAGGGCATAGCGACCGTGAAGACGGGCAGAGGCTCCAATTACATGGCTTACGATATCTGGGCCATCGCCGGCGGCCGGTTGATACGGTACGACACCAAGGGCTGGCAGACCGGAGAGGTCTTTCACACCAAGACCGATGAGACGGTGGCGAAGAAAGTACGTGACTATTTCGACGTGACCAGCGAGGCGCGCCTTGAGAAGATCATTCTGCAGGTCGCGGCCACCAACAATCGTGGCACGTATGATGAGCTCGTTCAGATGAGAGATCGGGTCATGGCCGTGGTCCCTCCCGACTACGACGATCTGGGTTCTTTGCAGGTCGGTTTTGACACACTTCTGACCGGGTACAACCTCTGCCTGCTGAAATGGGACCAGGTGGACAAGCTGAAGGACCACGTCCGTAAGGGGCTTGAGGACAGTGTCCTGACTACCGAGGAGATCGAACGCATCAACTTCGCCGTCGAGAAGTCGGTCGGGCGCTTCATTCCGGAGGCTCTGTCAATGCCGTATTCGGCCGTGCTCACCGGCGAACTTACGGCCATTTCTTCGGACGGCGATCTTCTGATCGTCGGCACCAGCGACGGCCTGCTGCAGTACAGCGGCTTGAAGTGGCGGCGATTCGGCCTTGAGGACGGTCTGCCGTCCGACCGCGTGACCTGCCTGCACAGCGTCGGTGCCCGGACCCTGGTCGGCACGGATAAGGGCGTGGTCGCGTACAACGGTGCTCAGATCGCTCAACTGGAAGCGATCGATAGCCTGCCTGCCGGTGCAGTCGAGGCCATTGGCGCCTCCGGGCTGGATGCCGTTTACGCCGTGGTCAACCACGACCTGTACTTTTACGACGGCAGCACCTGGTCAAACTCGATGCCGTATACGGTCGCGCTGGATGAGTCACCGGAAACGATTGCGCGGAGGTATGCCCTGTACGGTTCGCCGGAGGAGACTGAAAAGTACATCGCCAAGCTGGCCGTCGTCAACCAGCCGGCCGATGCTGAGGCGGGGACTGAAAGCAGCATGTCACTGTCGCCCGGCGCCGTCATCGCCGCGCCCTACCTTGCCGAACTCAAGGGAACGGTGCGGTCGCTTCAAGTCGGGGTAGACGGCCGAGTCTGGCTCGGGACCGATCTCGGCGTGCTGATATTCGATCAGGACAAGTGGGAGGTGCCCGGCTACCAGCGTCAGGCCGTGACTCCCGAAGACACATACGAATCCCTGGCCATTCGGGACGTCGCGGCAACCGAGGAACAGAAAGAGGCATACCTGGCCCGCTTCCGCGAACTTAACGACCTCACCGGCGAGGAGTTGGAGGTCGGTCGTGAAGTGCTGGTTTATGCCAACCCCGCGGCTGCTCCGGTCCGGCAGATCAAGAGTAACGACGCCGCCGTGTACGTTGCCACTTCGGGCGGGCTTCTTGAGTATGAAGACGAGGTATGGAGCCGGGCTTCGGTCGGTAACCTTGGCCACGAGCCGATGGTTGACGTCGCCTCCATCGACGCCGAGATCTGGTTCGCCAGCCCGACCCGTGTCATGACCCGGGCCAGGGGCCGGACGGAAATCTCGCTGATGCACGTCAACTGGCTGCCCGAACTGGCTGACGACCTCTACTACGAGTTTGCCTCCTTTGTCAAGAGCACCGAAAGCTGGGGGACGTTCGGCGGGAACGTTACCTTCCTCTCGTACGGCACTCAGGTCAGGACTGATGCCGAAGGCAATGAACTTGGAGAATTCTCCTCTTTCGACGTGGCCGTTACTCTCTCCTACGGCACGCGGCTGACGAACACCCTCACGGGCGGCGTCTCGGCCAAGGTTATCTACTCTCGCCTGACCGATCAGGGTCAGAGCCACGAGAAGGGTGACGGCAAAGCGACCGCATTTGCCGTGGATCTCGGCCTGCTCTACCGGGTCAACCCGCGCCTGACCTTCGGCACCGCGATTACCAACATCGGGCCGAAGATCTTGTATTCGGACGCCGGCCAGCGTGATGACCTGCCGCGTAACCTCGCGCTGGGGTTGGCTTACAAGTTGATTCAATCCAGCTATAACCGGTTGATCGTCACCGCCGAAGTGAACAAGATCATGGTTGGCCTGGATGATGGCCTGGGCGAGGAGTTCAGGCAACTCGTGCTCAACGGCGGGGCCGAGTTTACCTATGCCAATATGTTTGCCGTCCGGGCCGGGTATATCTACGATCAGGAAGGCAAGATCAAGACCATGACCGTGGGTGCCGGCGTTGCGTTGCTCAATCGATTCAAGTTTGACTTTGCCTACATTCCGAGCAACGAGGACGTCTCACTGGCCAATACCCTGCGAGTGTCGCTGTCCATACTGCCGTAA